DNA sequence from the Papio anubis isolate 15944 chromosome 7, Panubis1.0, whole genome shotgun sequence genome:
TCTATATCCCTTTTCCATTTCTGGGATTGATCTGAGAatatatgtgtctttatttttattttaaaaaatgttctaattccataggttttggggggaacaggtggtatttggttacatgagtaaattctttagtggtgatttgtgagattttggtgcacccatctctTGAGAAGTATACACAGAAGccaatttatagtattttatccctcacccccttcccactctttccctctgagtcctcaaagtccattgatcattcttatgcctttgcttcctcatagcttagctcccacttacgagtgagaacatacgatgtttggttttccattcctgaattacttcatttAGGATGATAGTCGctaatcccatccaggttgctgcgaatgccattaattcattcctttttatggctgagtagtattccatcatatacacacaccacagtttctttatccactcgttgattgatggccatttgggctggttccacatttttgaaaTTGCGAATTGTGCggctataaatatgcatgtgcaagtatcttttctgtataatgacttcttttcctctgggtagatacccagtagtgggattggtggatcaaatggtagttctatttttggttctttaagtaatctccacactgttttctttgtggttgtactagtttacattcccaccagcagtgtagacaTGTTCCCTTTTTACTGCAtgcatgccaacatctgttattttttgattttttgattatgaccattcttgtgGGAGtcaggtggtattgcattgtggttttgattgcatttcctgaccattaatgatgttgagcattttctcatatgtttgtttgccatttggatatcttcttttgagaattgtctattcgtggtcttagcctactttttgatgggattatttttttttcttgctgatttgtttgagtttgttttagattctggatattagtcctttgttggatgtatagattgtgaagattttcttacactctgtggattgtctgtttactctgctgacttttccttttgctgtacaaaagctctttagtttaattaagtcccatctgtttatctttgtttgtattacatttgcttttgggttcctggtcatgaaatccttgcctaagccaatgtctagaagggcttttctgatgttatttcctagaatttttatttttttaggtcttagatttaagtccttgatccatcttgagttgatttttgtagaaggtgagagataaggatccagtttcattctcctaagTGTGGTTAGCCAGTTataccagcaccatttgttgaatagggtgtcctttccccactttatgtttttgtttgctttgtcatagatcagttggctgtaaatatttgggtttatttctggattctctattctgtcccattggtctatgtgcctatttttataccagtgccatgctgttttgttgactatggccttatagtgtagtttgaaatcaggtaatgtgatgcctccagatttgttcttttttcttagtcttgctttggttatgcaggctcttttttggtttcatatgaattttaggattttttttctagttctgtgaagaatgaagGTGGTATTTTGGTGGGAATTGCATTGACTTTGTAGAATGCTTtcggcagtatgatcattttcacaatattgattctacccactcattagcatggaatgtgtttccatttgtttatgttgtctatgatttctttcagcagtgttttgtagtttttcttgtagaggaaTACTCCTTTGTTTTCTAcctctttggttaggtatattcctaagttgtgtgtgtgtgtgtgtgtgtgtgtttgtgcatgcatgcagctattgtaaaaggggttgagttcttgatttgattctcggCTTGGTCATGGTTGGTGTATAGCAGGGCTACTGATCTGTgtagattgattttgtatcctgaaactttgctgaattcattgatcagttctaggagcttctTGGAGGAGTGTTTAGGGTTTTccaggtatacaatcatatcatcagcaaagagtgcttaacttcctctttactgatttggatgccctttatttctttctcttgtctgattgctctggctaggacttccagtactatgttcaaTAAAGTGGTGacaatgggcatccttgtcttgttccagttctcagagggaatgctttcaacttttccccattcagtattatgttggctgtgggtttgtcataaacggGTTTTATTACACTGAATTATGTCCCTtatatgccaattttgctgagagttttgatcataaagggatgctggattttcgtcgaatgctttttctgagtctattgagatgatcatgtgatgtttgtttttaattctgtttatgtggtgtatcacatttattaacttgCATATGCGaaatcatccctgcatccctggtatgaaatccacttgatcgtggtggaatATCTTTtcgatatgctgttggattcagtcagctagttttttgttaaggatttttgcatctatgttcatcagggatgttggtctgcagttctattttttgttaggtcctttcctggttttggtattaggacaATACCCAGAATAGGtgaatccatagagacagaaaataaattagtggtttccagggagtgactgctaatgggtttggaattgttttttggggggcggggaaGTGGGTGGTGACCTTATCCTAAAGTTTATTGTGGTAGTAGTTGCACAACtatgtaaatgaactaaaaaacactgaattgtgcactttaaaagggtgaagtgtatggtatatgaattatatttcaatcaaACTGTTACTGAACAAGAAAggttaaaaaagtttatttccatTATAGAGTTGTGACCTCcctgagggaaggaaggaaattttgataATCTGGGATAATCCAAAAGCTAGTACAATGCTGAGATagtttttctcagaaatattttaaatgaatgattgcATAAGTTGCCACACAAACTTTTCTTCATATTCTCAATCCTTTTTACTATGTGTAATCTTCCAAATACAAGCATATAAAGAACATTCAAAAGAGACACCTATTTTGgacacaacattttttaaaattatactttaagttctggggtacatgtgcacaacgtgcaggtttgatacataggtatacatgtgccatgttggtttgctgcacccatcaactcatcatttacattaggtatttctcctaattctatccctcccccaacccccccacTCCCCGagaggcccccgtgtgtgatgttccctgccctgtatccaagtgatttcatttttcaattcccacctatgagtgagaacatgcagtgtttggttttctgtccttgtgatagtttgctgagaatgatggtttcaagctttatccatgtcctggcaaaggaaatgaactcatccttttttatggctgcatagtactccatggtgtatatgtgacacattttcttaatccagtctatcattgatggacatttgggttggttccaagtctatgctattgtgaatagggccacaataaacatatgggtgcatgtttctttatagtagcatgatttataatcctttgggtatatacccagtaatgggattgctgggtcaaatggtatttctagttctagatccttgagggatcaccacactgtcttccacaatggttgaattaatttacactcccaccaacagtgtaaaagtgttcctattcctccacatcgGATACAACATTTTTTAGCAAAGTGACGAACACTATAGTTGGGTTATAACACATCTTATTGTGGCAGGCCAGGTTTCACTGACACAGGCCTCCATCACAACTGTTTCCATACTGACTGAGTGGTAAAGTTAAATATTTGAAGCTAAAAAAGCCAGTGCCCTTaaacaaaggctggaatgtaacaaaaacccatcaagagttttgcctaggcctttcctgggccttaaaacatgacaaaataatgaaggaattcttaacgGGACATACTCAGCATTAAACAAGTTTCATTGGGGGTCTGAATAAATTCCCCAgtcctccacaaacaagtttattggaggtctgaagaaactccccaaacctctgtgatttagcaggagacaagataagggtaatcatcTCAGCACCTAAACCCATTTAGATAAAGTAAACTTACTGAGACTCTAGCAGAAGGTCTTCAGGATgcagaccttagttatagattaaaagaagttaatcactatGTCTTTAGGTGAATGCCcacttacatgtagacatatagcttagaaggtatataagctctgaaaaactttgtaattttgagttggtctggtgataatttccaggccttctccctgtacctagttacagaaataaaaactctcttccttcccagtttatctgcatctcattattgggcCATGAGAAATAGCAGCCCGACCCTTAGTTTGGTCCAGAAACATTATTTAAATCTAATTTGGTTTATTGGTACCAGGGTgggttttgaaaagaaaagaaatgtagatATGGTCTTATCTTGTGTTATTGTAGAGTGTGGAAATTCCTAAATTCCAATGCAGTGGTTCTTAACCCTCTCTGTTTATTACAATCTCCTGAGGGAACTTTTCAAAATGCTTGCACTTTGGCTCCAACCCCAATTCTGAGTCAGTAGGTTGAGAACTATTGTTCAAATAAAGGTAGGTGTCAATAGGAAGTCCTACATGTGGTTGTGATTACTGTGACTCTTTCAGAGAATTTCTTGTAGATAAATGCTTCTTAAACTTTAATGTGCAAACAAATCCACTAAGGATGTCCTTAAAacacagattctgattcaataggcCTAGGATAGAGTCCTTAGGTCCTGCCTCTAAAAAGCTCTCCAGTGATGCCCAGCTGATGATCAAAGACCACACTTTCAGTAGCAAGGATTGtgggacatattttaaaatatacaggagtGGAAGCATGGTtagtaagaagaaaatgaaataatgcaactGACATCAGACAAAGGGATTgacaaggggaaggaaggagatgaTTTCTTAGACATTCACTTTCATCTGGTAAAACTTTTCCATTGATTTGATGATCAGGTAATGGCTCGTCCTACCAGTCAAGGTTGACCTCATGTTCTTATATGGAAGTTCTTTTCATTTcatgtataaaacatataaaatttagaTTGTTACAGAGTTTGTATGGTTTTTTTAGATATTGTCCTGACCatgaaaaatgatagaaattaataaggaaatatgaagaaatatatttgttttatttaaattgataTTATTGACATATATGCTAGGTACTGTGTTAGGTTCTGGACTTACAGAAATTAATAAAGCATAGTTCCTGctctcaaggaacttaaaatcTAATAAGGATGGGAGGCATGTGAAGACACATTTGTAAATAGCTAAGTGTAatacaagaaagaatgaaagacatGTTAAATAGAAGTGCAGGTAATGTGCTGTAGAAGAGGCAATTAATTCTGCCTGGGGAAAGGCTTCATTGATAACATGGCATTGAGGATTTTGAAATGGGTCCTTTGAAAAGTTCACATCTACTTGCCAGTTTCTCAGCTCTTCACTGCTAGGGGGCTCACAGTCTGAACTTACTTGGGAATACCTCACTAACATCACAGACCAATTTTAGGAGCCTCCTAGAACTTTCTTCAAGGcatccttcatttctttattccgGAGGCTGTAGATCATGGGATTGAACAAAGGGGTCAAAACTGAGTAGAACAAAGTTGTGAACTTCTGCATGCTTTCTGCTTGTCCTGACCCTGGGCTCACATATGTCATCATGACTgagccataaaataaaaacacaacagcCAGGTGTGAGGAGCAGGTGGAGAAGGCCTTCTTCCGGCCAGCAGCAGAGGGTACCTGCATCACAGACCTCAGCACCAGGGTATAGGAGCCAATAATGTAGAAAAAGGTGGCAAAGATGAGGAGGGAACTCATGGTGCCGCATATGAGAACAGTCCCTGGGATTGGGACACAGGCTGATGCCAGGGCCAGCAGGGGACTGAGGTCACATAGAAAGTCATCAATCACGTTTGGGCCACAAAATGGCAGCTGGGTAATGCGTATAACTGGAACTAGAAACCAGAGGAAACCGTAGACCCAGCAAAAGATGATCAGGCTGCTACAAAACTTTATAGTCATGACAGTCGGATAGTGTAGGGGGCGACAGATTGCCAGGAACCGGTCATAGGCCATGATGGAGAGAAATAAGCATTCAGTCGTGCCCAGTGAGAAGAAGAAGTACAACTGGAGGAGGCATCGAGCAAaggaaatggttttgtttttggaaaggaAGTTGGCTAGCATGTTGGGCACATCAGAGTTGACATAGCATATCTCCAGGAAGGAGAAGTTGGCCAGCAGAATGTACATGGGGGTGTGGAGCCGGTGGTCCCTGGTCACTGCACACATGATAGCCAGGTTTCCAAGGAGAGTCAGTATGTAAATCACAAAGAATGTGAAAAAGAGGAAGATCCGTATTTCCCAGCGGCAAGAGAAGCCCAGGAGGATGAAGTCACTCACAGTGTCGGAGATATTTCTGGCCTCTGAGGTCATTTTCTGCCATCCTGTGAGGATTAGCACAAATTACATATCCAGAGGGAATCATTCCTCCCAATTCCTCCCCAGGAGAGCAAGCACACTTTCCTGGTCATAGGGAAGCGGGTATAGACTAGGCCAGTGGTTTCTACTTCTGTTTTGATCAGACACCACAACAATACAGTTATTGAGTATAGCCTTCTATATAAGACTATTCACTTACAAATTATCTATAAACTACCGTccatcaacataataaaaattggtaaagttttgaaaaagttttattggaataaaaataaaaataaaaattcaaaatttcctTTCTGCATTCTCACTCAGCTGCCTGGTGAGCTTTGGAGAACATGATAGGCAATACATATAGGTGGCTGGCTAAAGCTAAACTGAGATGTCAGTGTTGATTTATTGTTTTGGTCTCACTTCTGCCTCAGAAAGGGGAAACTAACACTTATAACATGCCCATCCTATGCACATACTCTGTTAGGATTTTGCACATGCATtacccttcttcctcttccaatAATTACAGAAGTAATAACTGAGCCACAGGAGGGTTGAGTAACCAGCCCAGATGCACAGTAAGTGGCAACACTGGgcataatttgttctttttgctataTTGTGCTCAGAATAAGTCTATACAGCagcattgaaaaatatttgaggaaggCAACCATGTCCTCTTTGAGTCTTTTCTATTTAGACTGAGCACTCTTGGTTTCTTCAATTGAAAATGGTGTGATTTCAAGATGCTCATCATCCTGGTAGCCTTCCTTTGATTGAtcatgtttttctgaaaatatgatGTACTAAAACTGAACATAATACCCCTTATACTGTGTGATTGACACAGAACAGAGGTGCTATAACCTTTTTTGCTTTAGAAACTCATGCAGACTTAAGTGAACATTAGTTTTTGTGGTCAATTACTTTACGCTTTTGACTTTTATTGAGGTTTTGCATTTTACTAAAGCACTGAGAGTTGCCCACAAGACAAATAGATTGATTTAAAATCAGATTGGCCCTATCTGATACTCGTGTTGTTGAGTTTTTGAAGAGAGGGAGGTTAATGATTGATTTGTACCAATGGTTTCAGTCTATTGAGATCTTTTTTGCTTTGCATTGACTTTCAAAGCATTAgctttcctttctattttattttatttgagaaacatttctTGTATGTTTCATATAAGTCTGATTAAAATATGTaggacatgaaaaaatgcctttTCATGTTAACATTTCTTGTTAGCAACACTTGTATGTAGATAGCTAagctaaaaatagataaatggtaCAAAGGTGTTGAAAATGACATTGCAGCCTTTCGGCCGGAACCACCATCTTCCAGTACTTCACCAAAATGATGaacacaaagagaaagaggagtgGCACCAGATATATGTTCTCTAGGCCTTTTATAAAACATGGGGTTGTTCCTTTGGCCACGCATATGCGAATCTATAAGAAAGGTGATATTGTAGACATCAAGGGAAGGGGTGCTATTCAAAAAGGAATGCCCCACAAGTGTCACCATGGCGAAACTGGAAGAGTCTACAGTGTGATCCAGTATGCTGTTGGCATTGTTGTAAACAAACGAACggcaagattcttgccaagagaattaaCATGCGTTTTGAACACATTCAGCACTCTAAGAGCCAAGATAGCTTCCTGGAATgcgaaaatgatcagaaaaagaaagaagccaaagaaaaagGTACCTGGGTTCAACTTGCCACCATGTGCCACCCAGAGAAGCACACTTTGTGAGAACCAGTAGAaaggagcctgagctgctggaacctATTCCCTATGAATTCATAGCATAataggtgttaaaaaaaaaaaaaaaagacctctggactgtaaaaaaaaaaatgacattgtaTCTCTGGAAAACATTCTGTCATACATTATTAAATAGAAGCAACTTTTGTACTTTATGGCATTAAAATACTTTGGCtcaatttaagtttttaaaaatcgtCTTCCATTCTCCAGGTTTCTTTAAGAAAATCAATAATGGTTTTGAAATCACATCTGTAAATTCTCTCAGCACCCTTCAATTTAATTTGCCTGTGTTTGGGGGAACTTACACTATTTAAAGCAACTGAGATTTGCTGGATTTTCATGTCAATTGTCTTTtacacttttgttcttttttctctggtATGGAGATAATCCTTTGGAACTGCTCGGATTCTAGTTTATGATGGGTCCAGTGCCTCTCCTGAGGGCAGGAGATGGCCCAGTCTTTTTTGTCTCCTTTGTATATCTCATAAACCTTGCAAGCAGGAAGACCCTCTCACCACAATGCAATCAGCTGAAGTTTGAAAGACCTTTTTGTTTAGGTCTTGGTCCAGGGACAAGATCACCAAATTTCGTAGAGAaagctattctttctttctttcttttttttttcattagatggagtctcgctctgtcacccaggctggagtgcagtggcgcgatctcggctcactgcaagctccgcctcccaggttcacgccattcttctgcctcagcctcccaagtagctgagactacaggcgcccgccaccatgcccggctaattttttttttttttttttttaagtagagacggggtttcaccgtgctagccaggatggtctcgatctcctgacctcgtgatccgcccgcctcagcctcccaaagtgctgggattacaggcgtgagccgcgcccggcccattctttCTTTATAACCACTTTATTTCACCAttccctctctgtctgtctctgtttctatctctgtctctctccagctttttttccccttagggCTACTTCTAAGATGACATGATGACTTGAGATTTCTGATATTGGGTAATTTAAGAACTGGCTACAGTATCATTCATCTGATACAATTTCAGCACTTGTATAATTAAAGAGCAATATTTCTTAACATATTTTCAGCAAAATTGCTTTAAATAACAGCATTAACTTTTTGATTACTATTTCATCATGAATGTTAgctcattttatataaaatgtcaccttgttaccatttattgagcagaCATGTGATAGATACAATCTTttcaggctttttaaaattttattctactttatagCTGATTACTGGCCTAAACCACTTCAAAAATCCAACAAAAATTTACTAAATGAGTACTATGTTTGTATATGCTTTTCAATGCAATGTatattttggaacatatatttatatacctgcatgctaaaatgcttttaaaattggaaatattattcttttcaataaaattaaggggcatttaaaaaagtgaatatgaAATTTCAGTGTATATTTTGAGAGTTAAGTCAATAACTTTCACATTTCTAGATGAAGGTTTTTAATTTAGATATGAGATATATAATTTCTCTTTTGCAAAGATGAATAATTATGACACCACTGTTGGTGGAGGTGCAATAAAACGATGCTCAGAAAAACTACTGGAGGGAATA
Encoded proteins:
- the LOC100997577 gene encoding olfactory receptor 11H6-like, encoding MISDNLHGWQKMTSEARNISDTVSDFILLGFSCRWEIRIFLFFTFFVIYILTLLGNLAIMCAVTRDHRLHTPMYILLANFSFLEICYVNSDVPNMLANFLSKNKTISFARCLLQLYFFFSLGTTECLFLSIMAYDRFLAICRPLHYPTVMTIKFCSSLIIFCWVYGFLWFLVPVIRITQLPFCGPNVIDDFLCDLSPLLALASACVPIPGTVLICGTMSSLLIFATFFYIIGSYTLVLRSVMQVPSAAGRKKAFSTCSSHLAVVFLFYGSVMMTYVSPGSGQAESMQKFTTLFYSVLTPLFNPMIYSLRNKEMKDALKKVLGGS